From the Flavobacterium gyeonganense genome, the window TTGTTGTAAAAATCAATTGTTTCTCCTTCTTGTACTTGAACAATAGCTTTTTTAATTGCATTTGTCTTTCCACTGATTAAACCACTTTTAGTGTATTTAGTAGATCTGTCCGGTCTCACATTCATTGTGTTAACCGAAACAATAGTTACACCATAAGCAGCTTCTACAGCTTTCTTAATTTGCACTTTGTTTGCTTTCTTGTCAACAACGAATCCGAAGCGGTTTAGAACTTCACTTTCTTTGGTTACTTTTTCCGTCACTATAGGTCTGATAATGATGCTCATATTCCTATTATTTACTTAAATTTTCTTCAATTAACTCTAAAGAACCTTCCAAAAGCACTAAATTATTAGCGTTTAATATTGCGTAAGTGCTTAATTCTGAGCTAGTTACGACGTTTGAAGCTTTCAAATTACGTGACGACAAATATACATTTTTATTTGACTCACCCAATACAAATAGAGATTTTTTATTTTCTAACCCTAAAGCTTTCAAAACGTTAATGAAATTTTTAGTGTTTGGCACATCAAAATTAAAGTCCTCAAGAACAATAACATTTGACTCTTTTGCTTTGATTGAGAAAGCAGATTTTCTTGCCAATCTTTTCAATCCTTTATTCAATTTAAATGAATAACTTCTTGGTCTTGGCCCAAAAACTGTTCCCCCACCTTTAAACAAAGGATTCTTAACACTTCCTGCACGAGCAGTACCTGTTCCTTTTTGTTTTTTAATCTTACGCGTACTACCAGTTACCTCTGCTCTTTCTTTAGCTTTATGAGTACCTTGTCTTTGATTAGCAAGATATTGCTTAACATCAAGATATACTGCATGATTGTTTGGTTCAATTGCGAATACTGAATCAGAAAGTTGAACTTTTCTTCCAGTATCTTTTCCGTTGAAATCTAATACTTTTACTTCCATTACTTCTGAATGATTACGTAAGAGTTTTTGTGCCCAGGAATACATCCTTTAACAACAAGTAGGTTCTTTTCAGCAACTACTTTTAAAACTCTAAGGTTTTGTACTTTTACATTATCTCCACCCATTCTTCCAGCCATACGCATTCCTTTGAATACTCTAGATGGATAAGAAGAAGCTCCTACAGAACCTGGCGCTCTTAAACGGTTGTGCTGACCATGAGTAGCCTGTCCAACCCCACCAAAACCGTGACGTTTTACAACACCTTGGAAACCTTTACCTTTAGACACACCTTGCACGTCTACAAATTCTCCTTCTTCAAAAATAGAAACATCAATAAGATCTCCTAATTTTTGTTCAGTTGCGAAATCTTGGAATTCAACGACTTTTTTCTTAGCAACAGTTCCAGCTTTTTTAAAGTGCCCTAAAGCAGCTTTAGTAGAATGTTTCTCGTTTTTGTCATCGAAACCAAGTTGCAACGCTTCATACCCGTCAACACCTTTGGTTCTGACTTGGGTAACAACACACGGCCCAGCCTCGATTACTGTACAAGGAATGTTTTTCCCGTTTTCGTCGAAAATACTAGTCATGCCGATTTTTTTACCAATTAACCCAGACATAAATATTAATTATTAATTACTAAAATTCCCTTCAATTTAAAAATAACAGAAATTTCCAAACAGGGAGTGCAAAAGTAGATATTAAAATTGAATATACCAAACAGTTACAAAAATTAAATCGCTCATAATCAAAATCCAAGCTCAAAACTAAACTCAAAAACCCACTTGCACATCCTAAATCTTAAATCATTTTTCCCACATCATAACCAACCAACACACAACAATTAATTAACAAACAGCAATAAAAAACATCCGCAGCACTTTAAAACAAAGGGGGTTAGAAAAATTCGCAGAAAAAAATATTAAAAAAAACACTCAAAATACAACAAAGAATCATTAAATAAAAATAAAAAAAAGCGAGTCATTTCTGACTCGCTTTTGATATAAAAAAATATAAAAAAATTATACTTTTATCTCAACTTCAACACCACTTGGCAATTCAAGTTTCATTAAAGCATCAATAGTTTTAGATGAAGATGAATAAATATCAATCAATCTCTTGTATGACATTACTTCAAATTGCTCTCTCGCTTTTTTGTTAACATGCGGAGAACGCAATACAGTGAAAAGTTTTTTGTGAGTTGGCAACGGAATTGGACCTGTTACAACTGCTCCAGTAGTTTTTACTGTTTTTACAATCTTTTCAGCAGATTTATCTACCAACATGTGATCGTAAGATTTTAGTTTTATTCTGATTTTTTGACTCATTTTCTTAAAATTAAGCGTTACCTTTTGCTTTTTTGATTACCTCTTCTGAAATATTAGAAGGTGTTTCTGCATAGTGAGAAAACTCCATTGTTGAAGTTGCTCTACCAGAAGATAATGTTCTTAATGTAGTTACATAACCAAACATTTCTGATAAAGGCACATCAGCTTTAATAGTTTTAGCACCATTTCTATCACCCATGTCATTAACCTGACCTCTACGACGGTTCAAGTCACCTACGATATCACCCATGTTTTCTTCAGGAGTAATAACTTCGATTTTCATGATTGGCTCAAGAATAACAGCTCCAGCAGCACGTCCAGATTCTTTATAACCCATTCTAGCAGCTAATTCAAAAGAAAGAGCATCAGAATCCACAGGGTGGAAAGATCCGTCTAATAAAGTTACTTTTAAACTATCAACAGCATATCCAGCTAATGGACCTGTTTTCATAGCTTCACGGAAACCTTTTTCAACAGCAGGGATATATTCTTTAGGAACGTTACCACCTTTTACTTCATTAACAAACTGCAATCCAACAGGAACTTTACCATCAACTTCATCAGCAGGCTCGATTCTAAATACGATATCACCGAATTTACCACGACCTCCAGATTGTTTTTTGTAAGTTTCTCTATGTTGAGCAGATCTTGTAAACGCTTCTTTATATTCTACTTGAGGCTCACCTTGGTTCACTTCAACTTTAAATTCACGTTTCATACGGTCAACCAAGATATCTAAGTGAAGCTCACCCATACCCGAAATAATAGTCTGGCCTGAAGCCTCATCTGTTCTAACTGTAAATGTAGGATCCTCTTCAGCTAATTTAGCCAAAGCCATACCCATCTTATCAACGTCAGCTTTAGTTTTTGGCTCGATAGCGATACCAATTACTGGCTCTGGGAATTTCATAGACTCCAAGATAATTGGATTCTTTTCATCACATAGAGTATCTCCAGTTTTAATATCTTTAAATCCTACAGCAGCTCCAATATCTCCAGCCTCAATATATTCGATTGGATTTTGTTTGTTAGCGTGCATTTGGTAAATACGAGAGATTCTCTCTTTGTTACCAGAACGAGTATTTAAAACATAAGAACCAGCATCTAAACGTCCAGAGTAAGCACGGAAGAAAGCTAAACGACCTACGAATGGATCAGTAGCAATTTTAAATGCCAAAGCAGCGAACGGCTCTTTCACATCTGGCTTACGCAAGATTTTAGTTTGATCTTCTTCTAATAATTCAGCATCATCAGGATGAATTCCTTCGATACCTTCTTTATCCAATGGAGATGGTAAATATTTACAAACTGCATCTAACATGAACTGAACTCCTTTGTTTTTGAAAGAAGAACCAGCAAGCATAGGAATGATTGCCATATCGATAGTTGCAGCTCTTAAAGCATTGTTGATTTCCTCCTCTGTAATAGAGTTCTCATCTTCCATGTATTTATCTAAAAGATTCTCATCATAAGTAGCGATCTCTTCGATAAGGATAGAACGGTAGTGCTTAACATCATCAACCATATCAGCTGGGATATCAACGATATCAAAAGTAGCTCCTTGTGTCTCATCATGCCATACAATAGCTTGATTTTTCACTAAATCAACAATACCTTTAAAATCCGCTTCATCACCAATAGGTAAAGTAATTGCAACCGCATTCGATTTCAACATATCTTTAACCTGTCCGCATACAGCTAAAAAATTAGCACCTTGACGGTCCATTTTGTTTACAAATCCCATACGAGGAACTCTATACTGATCTGCAAGTCTCCAGTTAGTTTCCGACTGAGGCTCAACACCATCAACAGCACTAAACAAGAAAACCAAACCATCAAGTACTCGTAAAGAACGGTTTACCTCTACAGTAAAGTCAACGTGCCCAGGAGTATCAATAATATTAAAATGGTAAGGCAATGATTCTGGAAGAACTTTACCTTGCTCTGTTGGAAAATTCCAAGTACAAGTTGTAGCAGCAGAAGTAATTGTAATACCTCTTTCCTGCTCTTGTGCCATCCAGTCCATTGTAGCAGCACCATCATGCACCTCACCAATTTTGTGTGATTTTCCAGTATAAAAAAGAATACGCTCAGTTGTTGTTGTTTTACCAGCATCAATGTGAGCAGCGATTCCGATATTTCTTGTATATTTTAAATCTCTAGCCATTTCTTACGAATTAAAATCTAAAGTGAGAGAATGCTTTATTAGCCTCTGCCATTTTGTGAGTATCCATTCTTTTCTTAACCGCAGCACCTTCTTCTTTAGCCGCAGCTAAACATTCTGACGCTAAACGTTGTGCCATAGATTTTTTCATTTCTTCTTCTTGAATAAAGTATTAACCACTTCATTGCCATAGAAATTTTTCTGTCTGGACGAATCTGCATTGGAATTTGGAATGTAGCTCCACCAACTCTACGGCTACGTACTTCTACGTGAGGCATAACGTTTGTTAAAGCATCTTTCCATATCTCTAATGAAGTCTTCTCATCATTTTGCTTTTTAGTTTCAATGATATCAATAGCATCATAAAATACTTTAAAAGCTGTAGATTTCTTACCATCCCACATTAAGTTGTTCACAAAACGTGTTACTAATTGGTCGTTAAACCTTGGATCCGGTAAAAGTGGTCTTTTCTTTGCCGCTCTTTTTCTCATGTCTTTTTCTTAAAAGTTTTAAATTACTTTTTGCTTCTTTTGGGCGTTTAGCACCGTACTTAGATCTTCTTTGCGTTCTTCCTGCAACACCTGACGTATCAAGCGCTCCACGAACGATGTGATATCTAACACCTGGTAAATCTTTTACCCTTCCACCTCGCACTAATACTATCGAGTGCTCTTGTAGATTATGTCCTTCTCCTGGGATGTAAGCATTCACCTCATTACCATTTGTCAAACGTACACGCGCAACTTTACGCATTGCAGAGTTTGGTTTTTTTGGTGTAGTAGTGTAAACACGCGTACAAACCCCTCTTCTTTGAGGACAAGAATCTAAAGCAACCGATTTACTCTTCTTAGTGATCTGAGTTCTTCCTGTTCTTACTAATTGTTGAATTGTTGGCATAATTAATACTAAAAATTAATATGATATTAAATTCCCGCTTTTTACGGGGTTGCAAATGTATAAAATAAATTCCACTATACAAATGTTAAATCATTAATTTTCAATAACATTATTTAATCTTATGTTTTTCAAAACAATCTATAGATATTTGCAAACCTTTAACTAATGAACTAATTGCTTTTGAAACAGTTATTCCAAATATTTCTTTTTTGCTTTATAAGCTTTTCCAATTATGCACAAAATTTCAGCTTAAAAATCAAAGGCACAAATGATGCAGAAAACACCATTATAGATTCCTTGAACTATATCAAAACACACCCAAATGTAAAATCTGCTACTAATGAAGCTATTATTGTTGTAGAAAAACTTACTAAAAAAGGTTATTTAGACATAAAAACACTTGAAAACACTAAAATAAATGACTCAATTTACACCTATAAATTGTCGCTTGGAAAGAAAACAAAATACACCTATATATATATAGGTATAAATAATTCATTTTTCAATCCTTCAGAAACAAAAAATGATACAGTAATAATTCCTTACGAAGAGACCGAAAACTATATAAATCAAAAAATTATTGAAGCAGAAAAACAAGGATTTCCTTTAAGCAAGATAAAATTAAGAAACATCCGAAGAAAGAATTCAATAATTTATGCCGACTTAAATTTTAATTTGGAAAAAAAACGCAATGTAAATTCCATTATTACAAATTACATAAATAACAATCGAAAGGATTTTTTTCCAAAAGGACATCTCAAGCAACTTAACAAAAAATACATCAACAAAACTTTTAATCAAAACACCATCAAAGAACTTCATAACGATATAAATAATTTTGGCTTTATAGAACAATCAAAATATCCCGAAATATTATTCACAAAAGATTCAACCAAAGTTTACATTTATCTTGAAAAAAGAAAAGCAAACACATTTGATGGTTATATTGGATTTTCAAATGATGAAAACAAAAAAATAAACCTAAACGGATATCTAGATATTACTTTAGAAAACACTCTTCTTGCCGGTGAAAAATTTTCATTATACTGGAAAAGCGATGGAAACCAACAAAAAACATTCAATACAAAATTAGAAATACCATACATTTTCAAATCGCCTCTTGGAATCAAAGCACAGCTAAACATATTCAAACAAGACAGTACTTTCCAAAACACAAAAACAGGAATTGATTTAGGGTATTATATAAATTATAACTCAAAATTTTACATTGGTTACCAATCTACAGAATCCAGCGATATTCAAAACACAAACAACACAATAGTTAGTGATTTCAAAAATTCTTTTACAACTTCAACCTTCGATTACACAAAAACAGACCCTCTTAATAATTTGTTATCAAAAAAAGCAAATGTTAACTTAATTTTTGGTTTTGGAAAAAGAAACACAAATAACCAACTTGAAACAGTGGTCAGCAGCAGGCAGTTTTACACAAATTTAAACTTCTCATACAATTTTGAGCTCAATCAAAAGAACTTCATTAACATAAATTCACAAAATTTTTATCTTTCAAGCAAAAACTATTTAGTAAACGAACTCTATCGATTTGGTGGAATAAATTCAATTAGAGGTTTTTTAGAAAATAGTCTCCAGGCAAATTTATTCTCTTCGATTCTCACAGAATACAGATACCTAGTCTCAAAAAATTTATATGTAAATTCAATTCTTGATTATGCGATATATCAAGACTTAACAAGAAGTGAGGACAAAACCAAAATTGATAAACTAACCGGAATTGGAATCGGAACATCTATTCAAACTACAAATGGACTACTAAAGATTAACCTTACAAACAATATTTCAAATGATCAAAATTTAAAATTATATAACACTATCATAAACATATGTTATAATGTTAAATTTTGATATTTACTAAAAAAAAAAATATTTATTAGGATAGTTAACAAATTATTAAGAGTTTTGCGATACTAATTCAAAATATTTAAAAATGAAACTAAAGTTCAATGGATTTTTAGTGCTTTTACTGGCACTAGTTGCGCAAATCACATTTGCACAAGAGAGAGCTGTTTCTGGAACAGTTTCTGACAATTCAGGCATGCCTTTACCGGGTGTGAGTGTATTAGTTAAAGGAACCAAAGCAGGAACACAAACAGATTTTGATGGTAAATTCACTATCAAAGCAGCACCAAGCCAGGTTTTGGTATTTAGCTACATTGGGATGAAAAGCCAGGAAGTAGCTGCTAGTTCGACATCTATTAACGTAAAATTAAAAGATGACTCAGTTGAACTGGAAGGTGTGGTTGTAACCGCATTGGGCATAAAAAAAGAAGAGAAAAAACTTGGATACGCAGTATCTAAAGTAACTTCAGATGAAATTACAAAATCTGGAGAGCAAAACGTGCTTCAGGCATTAGCTGGAAAAGCTGCTGGTGTTCAAATCATAGGATCAGGCGGAACCCCGGGTGCTTCTAGTAAAATCATTATTAGAGGCGCTAATACAATTACCGGTACTACAGACCCTTTAATCGTTGTAGACGGTATTCCTATAGATAATACTACAACACAAACTACAGCTGGAGACAATCCTTTTAATGCAAATTTATCCGGTATCAACAACTCCAATAGAGCCTTAGATATCAATCCAAATGATGTAGAAAGTGTTACTATCCTTAAAGGACCGGCCGCTGCTGCACTTTACGGAGCTAGAGCCGGAAATGGTGTTATTATCTACACAACAAAGAAAGGAAAAGCCGGCAAAGGATTAGGAATTGATTTCAATACCTCATTAGCAATTGACAGAGTGAGTCAGCTTCCAGCAAGGCAAAATAAATATATACAAGGCACTGTACCAACTATAACTGCTCCAGACCCAAATACTCCACAAAGCTGGGGTCCTACTGCTGCATCATTAGGTCTACCTACTTATGATAACATAGGTAATTTCTTTCAGGATGGCATAACCTTTACAAATAATATTTCTTTCTATGGAGGAGATAACAAAGCGACTTTCAGAGCATCATATGGAAATGTAACACAAACAGGTATGATTCCTGAAACTGGCTTAAAAAGAAACACTATCAGACTTGCAGGAGACTTGAAATTAAGTGAAAACTGGAAAGCCGGAGCAAGTATGCAATACACTCATACCACTAACACATTAGCACAAAATGGTAGTAACACCTCTGGTGTTATGTTAAGTTTGATGCGTTCTCCAATAAGCTATGATTTAAGAAACTACAAAGATGGATTTGGCAACAATACTAACTACTTTGCAGCATATGACAACCCATACTTTACTGTAAATGAAAACCCTGCTACAAGCGATGTTAATCGTGTATTAGGTAACATTTTCTTAACTTATAATCATGCTGAATGGTTATCTTTAACTGCCAAAGCTGGTATTGATACTTATTCTGATGCCCGTAAACAAATTTATGCAGTCTCATCAAATGGAGATAGTTTAGGCGGAATTGGTGAAGTTGCTTTCAACAGCCTTACAAACAAAGACTATTATGGAGATTTAATTGCATCTGGTTTGATACCATTAAAATCAGACTGGTTAAAAATTAATTATACTGCAGGTCTTAACTTGCGTTCTACGCAATACTTAGACGTTTTCTCAAGAGGTAAAGGATTATCTGTAAGATATGTTTATAATTTAGCTAATGCAACTGAATTATACGCTTCTAATTACGAGGAAAATTCTATTTCAAGAGCTTTATTTGCTCAAGTAGATTTTGATATTAAGGATCAAATTTTCATAACGGGTACTGTAAGAAAAGAATGGTCATCCACATATGGAGATAATATAAAAAGCGCCATATTTCCTTCAGGAACTGCTGCATGGATTCTTTCAAACACTTTTGACTGGGCTAACTATGTAAAAGTAAGCTATGGTTACGGAGAAGTAGGTATTGCTCCAGCACCTTATCGCACAAAAAGTTATTATGGACAACCAAGTCTTACAGATGGTTTTACTGATGGATTAAGTTT encodes:
- the rplW gene encoding 50S ribosomal protein L23 is translated as MSIIIRPIVTEKVTKESEVLNRFGFVVDKKANKVQIKKAVEAAYGVTIVSVNTMNVRPDRSTKYTKSGLISGKTNAIKKAIVQVQEGETIDFYNNI
- the rplD gene encoding 50S ribosomal protein L4 is translated as MEVKVLDFNGKDTGRKVQLSDSVFAIEPNNHAVYLDVKQYLANQRQGTHKAKERAEVTGSTRKIKKQKGTGTARAGSVKNPLFKGGGTVFGPRPRSYSFKLNKGLKRLARKSAFSIKAKESNVIVLEDFNFDVPNTKNFINVLKALGLENKKSLFVLGESNKNVYLSSRNLKASNVVTSSELSTYAILNANNLVLLEGSLELIEENLSK
- the rplC gene encoding 50S ribosomal protein L3, producing the protein MSGLIGKKIGMTSIFDENGKNIPCTVIEAGPCVVTQVRTKGVDGYEALQLGFDDKNEKHSTKAALGHFKKAGTVAKKKVVEFQDFATEQKLGDLIDVSIFEEGEFVDVQGVSKGKGFQGVVKRHGFGGVGQATHGQHNRLRAPGSVGASSYPSRVFKGMRMAGRMGGDNVKVQNLRVLKVVAEKNLLVVKGCIPGHKNSYVIIQK
- the rpsJ gene encoding 30S ribosomal protein S10; this translates as MSQKIRIKLKSYDHMLVDKSAEKIVKTVKTTGAVVTGPIPLPTHKKLFTVLRSPHVNKKAREQFEVMSYKRLIDIYSSSSKTIDALMKLELPSGVEVEIKV
- the fusA gene encoding elongation factor G; this encodes MARDLKYTRNIGIAAHIDAGKTTTTERILFYTGKSHKIGEVHDGAATMDWMAQEQERGITITSAATTCTWNFPTEQGKVLPESLPYHFNIIDTPGHVDFTVEVNRSLRVLDGLVFLFSAVDGVEPQSETNWRLADQYRVPRMGFVNKMDRQGANFLAVCGQVKDMLKSNAVAITLPIGDEADFKGIVDLVKNQAIVWHDETQGATFDIVDIPADMVDDVKHYRSILIEEIATYDENLLDKYMEDENSITEEEINNALRAATIDMAIIPMLAGSSFKNKGVQFMLDAVCKYLPSPLDKEGIEGIHPDDAELLEEDQTKILRKPDVKEPFAALAFKIATDPFVGRLAFFRAYSGRLDAGSYVLNTRSGNKERISRIYQMHANKQNPIEYIEAGDIGAAVGFKDIKTGDTLCDEKNPIILESMKFPEPVIGIAIEPKTKADVDKMGMALAKLAEEDPTFTVRTDEASGQTIISGMGELHLDILVDRMKREFKVEVNQGEPQVEYKEAFTRSAQHRETYKKQSGGRGKFGDIVFRIEPADEVDGKVPVGLQFVNEVKGGNVPKEYIPAVEKGFREAMKTGPLAGYAVDSLKVTLLDGSFHPVDSDALSFELAARMGYKESGRAAGAVILEPIMKIEVITPEENMGDIVGDLNRRRGQVNDMGDRNGAKTIKADVPLSEMFGYVTTLRTLSSGRATSTMEFSHYAETPSNISEEVIKKAKGNA
- the rpsL gene encoding 30S ribosomal protein S12, with product MPTIQQLVRTGRTQITKKSKSVALDSCPQRRGVCTRVYTTTPKKPNSAMRKVARVRLTNGNEVNAYIPGEGHNLQEHSIVLVRGGRVKDLPGVRYHIVRGALDTSGVAGRTQRRSKYGAKRPKEAKSNLKLLRKRHEKKSGKEKTTFTGSKV
- a CDS encoding SusC/RagA family TonB-linked outer membrane protein, whose product is MKLKFNGFLVLLLALVAQITFAQERAVSGTVSDNSGMPLPGVSVLVKGTKAGTQTDFDGKFTIKAAPSQVLVFSYIGMKSQEVAASSTSINVKLKDDSVELEGVVVTALGIKKEEKKLGYAVSKVTSDEITKSGEQNVLQALAGKAAGVQIIGSGGTPGASSKIIIRGANTITGTTDPLIVVDGIPIDNTTTQTTAGDNPFNANLSGINNSNRALDINPNDVESVTILKGPAAAALYGARAGNGVIIYTTKKGKAGKGLGIDFNTSLAIDRVSQLPARQNKYIQGTVPTITAPDPNTPQSWGPTAASLGLPTYDNIGNFFQDGITFTNNISFYGGDNKATFRASYGNVTQTGMIPETGLKRNTIRLAGDLKLSENWKAGASMQYTHTTNTLAQNGSNTSGVMLSLMRSPISYDLRNYKDGFGNNTNYFAAYDNPYFTVNENPATSDVNRVLGNIFLTYNHAEWLSLTAKAGIDTYSDARKQIYAVSSNGDSLGGIGEVAFNSLTNKDYYGDLIASGLIPLKSDWLKINYTAGLNLRSTQYLDVFSRGKGLSVRYVYNLANATELYASNYEENSISRALFAQVDFDIKDQIFITGTVRKEWSSTYGDNIKSAIFPSGTAAWILSNTFDWANYVKVSYGYGEVGIAPAPYRTKSYYGQPSLTDGFTDGLSFPYDGVNGMALAGRLGNPDLKPERVLGHDLGLSTKFFDNRLAVDLNFYYKTSKDLLIDVPLAQSSGYSSQYRNAAELVNKGIELEIGYDIFEKSKPFQWNINLNWAKNENEVTDISGGLSEISVESAFSSIGYYAVAGQPLGSFYGTRWLRDANGQIIVGTNGLAKLDPETGNLGNSAPNWTGGIRNTFTYKRVSLSALLDIRHGGVVYNGTGARLNTIGVSEGSADRERTYIIPGVKEDGTPNNIEISAKSYFQNFKGDSSLAAAEEATTDVNWVRLRDVSLTYDFNVKQFPFLSSAQLSITGRNLWLDTNYKGVDPETSLTGAGSRINGLDYFNNPGSKSFIMGLRASF